One window of Sporocytophaga myxococcoides genomic DNA carries:
- a CDS encoding ribonucleoside-diphosphate reductase small subunit, with amino-acid sequence MEKKEPLLEENKNRFVLFPIVHDDIWQMYKKEEASFWTAEEIDLTPDLADWEKLNEGEKHFITHVLAFFAASDGIVNENLATSFLEMVQYPEAKCFYGFQIMMENIHSETYSLLIDTYVKDPKEKSKLFNALETVPCVAKKAEWAMRWISQGSFVERLLAFAAVEGIFFSGSFCSIFWLKKRGLMPGLSFSNELISRDEGLHCDFACLLYTKYIVNKLPEEQVVALITDAVKIEQEFITEALPVDLIGMNSRLMSQYIEFVADRLLVALGCNKVYNVTNPFDFMEMISLQGKTNFFEKRVAEYQKAGVMNEKDNHKFSLDEDF; translated from the coding sequence ATGGAAAAAAAAGAACCATTACTAGAGGAAAATAAAAACAGGTTTGTCCTTTTTCCTATCGTTCATGACGACATCTGGCAGATGTATAAAAAAGAAGAAGCCAGCTTCTGGACTGCAGAGGAAATAGATCTTACCCCTGATCTCGCTGATTGGGAGAAGCTTAATGAAGGTGAAAAACACTTTATCACTCACGTACTTGCTTTTTTTGCAGCTAGTGATGGTATTGTAAATGAAAACCTGGCAACAAGCTTCCTGGAAATGGTTCAATATCCTGAAGCTAAATGTTTCTATGGTTTCCAGATCATGATGGAAAATATCCATTCTGAAACATACTCTTTGCTGATTGATACTTATGTTAAAGATCCAAAAGAGAAAAGTAAGCTTTTCAATGCGCTGGAGACTGTTCCATGTGTAGCGAAAAAAGCTGAATGGGCAATGAGATGGATTAGTCAGGGGTCTTTCGTGGAGAGATTACTTGCTTTTGCAGCGGTTGAAGGGATTTTCTTCTCTGGTAGTTTCTGTTCTATTTTCTGGTTAAAGAAAAGGGGACTGATGCCGGGTTTGAGCTTCTCTAATGAATTGATTTCAAGAGACGAAGGCTTACACTGCGATTTTGCATGTCTGTTATATACTAAATATATCGTTAATAAACTTCCTGAAGAGCAGGTGGTAGCTCTGATAACTGATGCTGTAAAAATCGAGCAGGAGTTCATTACAGAAGCGCTTCCTGTAGATCTTATAGGAATGAACTCAAGGTTGATGTCTCAATATATAGAGTTTGTTGCCGACAGACTTTTGGTTGCTCTGGGATGTAATAAAGTTTATAACGTAACCAATCCGTTTGACTTTATGGAAATGATATCTCTTCAGGGTAAAACCAACTTCTTCGAAAAGAGAGTTGCCGAATATCAAAAAGCTGGAGTAATGAATGAGAAAGACAACCACAAATTCTCTCTGGATGAGGATTTTTAG
- a CDS encoding ribonucleoside-diphosphate reductase subunit alpha, with product MLVIKRDGRRESVKFDKVTARIEKLCYGLDINYVNPIDVAKKVIDGIYDGVTTVELDNLAAEIAASLTTKHPDYAILAARIAISNLHKVTSKSFSNTMKRLYTYEDPKTGENASLLSKEVYEAIRKNASVLDSSIIYDRDYNYDYFGFKTLEKSYLLKLDGKIVERPQHMLMRVAIGIHTNDIDAAIETYNLLSEKWFTHATPTLFNAGTPKAQLSSCFLLTMKDDSIEGIYDTLKQCAKISQSAGGIGLSVHGVRATGSYIKGTNGTSNGIIPMLRVFNDTARYVDQGGGKRKGAFAIYLEPWHADIFEFLDLKKNHGKEELRARDLFYALWIPDLFMKRVEENGEWSLFCPNEAPNLDETYGKEFETLYEKYEKEGRARKTVKAQELWFAILESQTETGTPYMLYKDAANKKSNQKNLGTIKSSNLCTEIIEYTAPDEVAVCNLASLALPKFVIDGKFDHQKLYDVTYVATKNLNRIIDINYYPVEEARKSNLRHRPIGLGVQGLADVFIMLRMPFESEEAKALNTDIFETIYFAAMTASKDLAKKHGPYETFKGSPVSKGIFQFDMWGVTPSSNRWDWDSLKKEAKQHGVRNSLLVAPMPTASTSQILGNNECFEPYTSNIYTRRVLSGEFVVVNKHLMRDLIKQGLWNDKMKNKLIEANGSVQNIKEIPQHIKDLYKTVWEIKQKTLIDMAADRGAYICQSQSFNVHMQDPNFGKLTSMHFYAWKKGLKTGMYYLRTKAAADAIKFTVEKQADVALEPVVNKEAQDAAYAQKASDMACSLDNPEGCEACGS from the coding sequence ATGCTAGTAATTAAACGAGATGGCAGACGAGAGTCTGTAAAATTTGACAAAGTCACGGCGAGGATAGAGAAGCTGTGCTATGGTCTTGACATAAATTATGTCAACCCGATTGATGTAGCAAAAAAAGTAATTGATGGAATTTATGACGGGGTAACAACCGTAGAGTTGGATAATCTTGCTGCTGAAATCGCTGCTTCTCTGACAACTAAACATCCTGATTACGCCATTCTTGCCGCAAGAATTGCTATCTCTAATCTTCATAAAGTCACAAGCAAGTCTTTCTCGAACACAATGAAAAGGCTTTATACTTATGAAGATCCGAAAACAGGTGAAAATGCTTCTCTTCTTTCTAAAGAAGTTTATGAAGCAATCAGAAAAAATGCATCTGTTCTGGATTCAAGCATTATCTATGACAGAGACTATAATTACGATTACTTCGGTTTCAAAACCCTTGAAAAATCGTATCTTCTTAAATTAGACGGAAAAATAGTTGAAAGACCTCAGCACATGTTGATGCGTGTTGCTATAGGTATTCATACAAACGATATTGATGCTGCGATAGAAACCTACAATCTTCTTTCTGAGAAGTGGTTTACGCATGCAACCCCTACATTATTTAACGCTGGAACTCCGAAGGCTCAGTTGTCTTCATGTTTCCTGTTAACAATGAAGGATGACAGCATAGAAGGTATTTATGACACTCTGAAACAATGCGCTAAAATTTCACAATCTGCCGGGGGGATCGGATTGAGCGTACATGGTGTAAGGGCTACAGGATCTTATATTAAAGGAACCAATGGTACTTCTAACGGTATCATTCCTATGCTTCGTGTGTTTAATGACACAGCTAGATACGTTGATCAGGGAGGTGGAAAAAGAAAAGGTGCATTCGCAATTTATCTTGAGCCTTGGCATGCTGATATCTTCGAATTCCTGGATCTGAAGAAAAACCACGGTAAAGAAGAGCTTAGAGCCAGAGATCTGTTCTATGCGCTATGGATTCCGGATCTTTTCATGAAACGTGTTGAAGAAAACGGTGAATGGTCATTGTTCTGTCCGAACGAGGCTCCTAACCTTGATGAGACATATGGTAAAGAGTTCGAAACACTTTACGAAAAATATGAGAAAGAAGGAAGAGCCAGAAAAACTGTAAAAGCTCAGGAACTTTGGTTTGCAATCCTGGAGTCTCAGACTGAGACTGGTACTCCTTATATGTTGTACAAAGATGCTGCAAACAAAAAATCAAATCAGAAAAACCTTGGCACTATAAAATCAAGCAACCTTTGCACTGAAATTATAGAGTATACTGCTCCTGATGAAGTAGCTGTATGTAACCTGGCTTCTCTGGCTTTACCTAAATTTGTTATTGACGGTAAATTTGACCATCAGAAATTATACGATGTTACTTATGTAGCAACGAAAAACCTTAACAGGATTATTGATATCAACTATTATCCTGTAGAGGAAGCAAGAAAGTCAAATCTGAGACACAGACCTATCGGATTAGGGGTTCAAGGCTTAGCGGATGTGTTCATTATGTTGAGAATGCCATTTGAATCTGAAGAAGCAAAAGCATTGAACACAGATATCTTCGAAACGATCTATTTCGCAGCCATGACCGCTTCAAAAGATCTGGCTAAGAAACATGGTCCGTACGAGACATTCAAAGGATCTCCTGTTTCTAAAGGTATCTTCCAGTTTGATATGTGGGGCGTAACTCCTTCATCTAACAGATGGGATTGGGATTCTTTGAAGAAGGAAGCAAAACAACATGGCGTGAGAAACTCTCTGCTTGTTGCTCCGATGCCGACAGCTTCTACTTCTCAAATCCTTGGAAATAACGAGTGTTTTGAACCATATACTTCAAACATCTATACCAGAAGAGTACTTTCAGGAGAGTTTGTTGTAGTGAACAAACATTTGATGAGAGATCTTATCAAACAAGGTCTGTGGAACGATAAGATGAAAAACAAACTTATCGAAGCAAACGGATCTGTACAGAACATCAAAGAGATTCCTCAGCATATTAAAGATCTTTACAAAACTGTCTGGGAGATCAAACAAAAGACGCTTATCGATATGGCTGCAGACAGAGGGGCTTACATCTGCCAAAGCCAGAGCTTTAACGTACACATGCAGGATCCTAATTTCGGAAAACTTACTTCAATGCACTTCTATGCATGGAAGAAAGGGCTTAAAACAGGTATGTATTACCTTAGAACAAAAGCTGCTGCAGATGCTATCAAGTTTACGGTGGAGAAACAGGCAGATGTTGCTCTTGAGCCTGTTGTAAACAAAGAAGCACAGGATGCAGCATATGCACAGAAAGCAAGCGATATGGCTTGTTCCCTAGACAACCCTGAAGGTTGTGAGGCCTGCGGTAGCTAA
- a CDS encoding 3'-5' exonuclease produces MDILKNAGDILFLDIETVTGTASYHELSDRLKHLWTKKSGMIDDQKEPDELYFEKGAIFSEFGKVITISVGFFFFQQGELSLKIKSFWGHNEKELLEDFKRLLEKFDPRKLRLCAHNGKEFDFPYLCRRMLINSIPIPEALNISGKKPWEILHYDTLEMWKFGDRKNYTSLETLATVFDIPTSKDQMDGSYVNVSYYKEDGLDAIRTYCEKDVLVTAQVFLRLHCLELVREKNILFCN; encoded by the coding sequence ATGGACATACTGAAAAATGCCGGGGACATTTTATTCCTGGATATTGAAACTGTCACAGGTACGGCCTCGTATCATGAGCTTAGTGACAGGCTGAAGCATCTCTGGACGAAAAAGTCAGGGATGATTGATGATCAGAAAGAACCCGACGAACTTTATTTTGAAAAAGGAGCTATATTTTCCGAGTTTGGAAAAGTAATCACCATTTCAGTAGGTTTTTTCTTTTTTCAGCAGGGGGAGTTATCTCTTAAAATAAAATCTTTCTGGGGGCATAATGAAAAAGAACTTTTAGAAGATTTTAAACGCCTGCTTGAAAAATTTGATCCCAGAAAACTAAGACTTTGTGCGCACAATGGGAAAGAATTTGATTTTCCTTATTTATGTCGCAGAATGCTTATAAATTCTATCCCAATTCCTGAAGCATTAAACATATCAGGAAAAAAGCCTTGGGAAATCCTGCACTATGATACATTGGAAATGTGGAAGTTTGGAGATAGGAAAAACTATACCTCTCTGGAAACTTTAGCCACAGTATTCGATATCCCGACAAGTAAGGATCAGATGGACGGAAGTTATGTCAATGTGTCTTACTACAAGGAAGATGGTCTTGATGCTATCAGAACTTATTGTGAGAAGGATGTGCTCGTCACTGCTCAGGTTTTTCTGAGGTTACATTGTCTTGAGCTGGTCAGGGAAAAAAATATTTTGTTTTGCAATTGA
- a CDS encoding rhomboid family intramembrane serine protease yields MSITIILIIITVACSLYAWNNESVYSGWMLNPYMISNKKQYYRFITSGFIHADYMHLFFNMLSLFFFGDLLAAKMGVVEFVLLYLSAIVVSDLPSYFKNRNNHRYNSLGASGGVSAVIFGCILYEPVGMNICIFFALCMPGFIYAILFLIYSYFMGKRAGDHINHDAHLYGALFGVVFVLLEGDGNILQNFFQEIVRWPGLF; encoded by the coding sequence ATGTCTATCACTATTATTTTAATAATTATTACTGTTGCATGCAGTCTTTATGCATGGAATAATGAATCAGTGTATTCCGGATGGATGTTAAATCCTTACATGATCAGCAATAAAAAGCAGTACTACCGGTTCATCACTTCAGGTTTTATTCATGCAGATTATATGCATTTGTTTTTTAATATGTTGTCTTTATTCTTTTTTGGAGATTTATTGGCAGCAAAGATGGGGGTAGTTGAATTTGTTCTTTTATATCTTTCAGCTATAGTAGTTTCAGATTTGCCATCTTATTTTAAAAATAGAAATAATCATAGGTATAATTCATTGGGAGCATCAGGAGGTGTGTCAGCTGTTATATTCGGTTGTATTTTGTATGAGCCTGTCGGAATGAATATATGTATATTCTTTGCACTCTGTATGCCTGGGTTTATATATGCGATTTTATTTCTTATCTATTCCTATTTTATGGGCAAAAGAGCAGGAGATCATATCAATCATGATGCTCACCTTTATGGAGCATTATTCGGGGTGGTATTTGTGTTGTTAGAAGGAGACGGTAATATTCTTCAGAACTTTTTTCAGGAGATTGTTCGTTGGCCCGGATTGTTTTAA
- a CDS encoding polyprenyl synthetase family protein — MIFSQERALNKLEAAFNAHSPGDSPVELYEPINYIISLGGKRLRPLLTLMAANLFSEEWDRAIKPAMAVEYFHNFTLIHDDIMDKAPLRRGKPTVHEKWNINTAILSGDVMLVKAYDLLLESEGSKLREIIRAFNDCAAKVCEGQQLDMNYEGTENVSIPAYVDMIRKKTAVLLGFSLKLGGIIGGAEEKDLELLKEFGENIGLAFQLMDDLLDVYADQEKFGKKVGGDIVAKKKTYLLITALEKSNEAGKKKLISVLESQSLKDDEKVKKVKEIYDSLKIKELTEAKMSEYYNAGIQKLEKVKAPLIRKSHLLRFANGLMKRES; from the coding sequence ATGATTTTCAGTCAAGAAAGAGCTTTAAATAAGCTTGAAGCTGCATTCAATGCGCACAGTCCGGGTGATTCTCCCGTTGAACTTTACGAACCTATAAACTACATTATATCCCTTGGTGGAAAAAGATTGCGGCCATTGCTTACGCTTATGGCCGCAAATTTATTTTCTGAGGAGTGGGATAGGGCTATTAAGCCAGCCATGGCTGTAGAGTATTTCCATAATTTCACCTTAATACATGATGATATTATGGATAAAGCACCTCTGAGAAGAGGAAAACCTACCGTTCACGAAAAGTGGAATATCAATACCGCAATACTTTCCGGTGATGTAATGCTTGTAAAAGCTTATGATCTTTTATTGGAATCCGAAGGTTCAAAACTTCGTGAAATCATAAGGGCATTCAATGATTGTGCAGCTAAAGTCTGTGAAGGCCAACAGCTGGATATGAATTACGAAGGAACGGAGAACGTGTCAATTCCTGCTTATGTCGATATGATTCGTAAGAAAACAGCAGTCCTTCTTGGATTCAGTCTTAAGCTTGGAGGAATTATTGGAGGAGCAGAAGAAAAGGATCTGGAATTGCTTAAAGAATTCGGTGAAAATATAGGTCTGGCATTTCAGTTGATGGATGATCTTCTGGATGTATATGCAGATCAGGAAAAATTTGGAAAGAAAGTTGGGGGGGATATTGTAGCGAAAAAGAAAACTTATCTTTTGATAACTGCTTTGGAAAAGAGTAATGAAGCTGGTAAGAAAAAGCTTATTTCAGTTCTGGAAAGTCAGTCATTGAAAGATGATGAAAAGGTAAAAAAAGTAAAAGAAATTTATGATTCTCTGAAGATAAAGGAACTAACTGAAGCAAAAATGTCTGAATACTATAACGCAGGTATTCAAAAGTTAGAAAAAGTTAAAGCCCCCTTAATAAGGAAATCGCATCTGCTCCGTTTTGCGAACGGGCTTATGAAAAGAGAAAGTTAA
- the rplU gene encoding 50S ribosomal protein L21, with amino-acid sequence MYAIVDIAGKQYKAEENKFIYTDRLEGTEGSKVEFTQVLLVSDGANTQVGLPVVSGVKISGKILSQEKADKVIVFKKKRRKGFRKKNGHRAQLTKVLIEKISK; translated from the coding sequence ATGTACGCAATTGTCGATATAGCCGGAAAACAATATAAGGCAGAAGAAAATAAATTTATCTATACAGATAGATTAGAAGGAACTGAGGGTTCTAAAGTAGAATTTACACAAGTTCTTTTGGTTTCTGACGGAGCAAATACTCAGGTTGGTCTTCCTGTAGTAAGTGGAGTTAAAATTTCCGGAAAAATCCTTTCTCAGGAGAAAGCAGACAAAGTGATCGTTTTCAAAAAGAAGAGAAGAAAAGGTTTCAGAAAGAAAAACGGCCACAGAGCACAATTAACTAAAGTTTTAATCGAAAAAATTTCTAAATAA
- the rpmA gene encoding 50S ribosomal protein L27, protein MAHKKGAGSSKNGRESHSKRLGVKVFGGQVAIAGNILVRQRGTAHHPGKNVGIGKDHTLFALAAGTVVFKKGRNNRSYVSVEPFANA, encoded by the coding sequence ATGGCACACAAGAAAGGGGCCGGTAGTTCCAAAAACGGTCGTGAATCACATAGTAAGAGACTTGGCGTTAAAGTTTTTGGTGGCCAGGTTGCAATAGCAGGAAATATCCTTGTTAGACAAAGAGGTACAGCTCACCACCCAGGCAAAAACGTGGGTATCGGTAAAGATCATACTCTCTTCGCTTTAGCTGCAGGTACTGTAGTATTTAAAAAAGGTAGAAACAACAGATCTTACGTTTCTGTTGAACCTTTCGCAAACGCTTAA
- the rnr gene encoding ribonuclease R, whose amino-acid sequence MTKSKNKKDKPGHENNIKDKLLSLLSRAKSKAYSFKEIIKKVGLKDQAVKGQFATELDNLVRSGQVARTQSGTYKINYKSDGNHIVGRVDHVNQRFAYVISEDSKEDIWVSANNLKFAFDGDIVKVLLKGKRDRGRSPEGEVVEILERKRTDFVGKIELSPRFAFVIPNSRKIFYDIFIPLDKIKDAKEGQKVVARIVEWPDKNHNPVGEVIEVLGNAGENDVEMHSIMAEYGLPWEFPETVERDADKIPVEIPESEIKKRRDFRSITTFTIDPVDAKDFDDALSIRKLENGNWEVGVHIADVTHYVRPGTPLEKEAYKRATSVYLVDRVVPMLPEKLSNNLCSLRPHEDKLTFSAVFEMNHQGKILDEWFGKTIIHSDRRFAYEEVQEILEGKDGDFKEEIFALDELAKIMRADRFRRGAIAFETVEVKFKLDEKGKPLGVYPKVRKDAHKLIEDWMLLANRKVAEYVYFMKKGDEKNTFVYRIHDHPDPEKLNSLAIFARKFGHNLDLKDKDLSNALNKLVTDVENTPEQNVLQSLAIRSMAKAKYTTDPEKHFGLAYKHYTHFTSPIRRYPDVMVHRLLEHYLNGGKSENKTYYEDLCEHSSDMEKVAAEAERASIKYKQVEFMETMIGQEFEGIISGVVEFGMFVELVETKCEGMIRLSELEDDFYELDAENYRVIGKRNKKIFTLGDHVKVKVMNTNLEKRSIDLAFAGK is encoded by the coding sequence ATGACAAAAAGCAAAAATAAGAAGGATAAGCCAGGACATGAAAATAATATAAAAGATAAGCTTTTGAGTTTGCTTAGCAGGGCAAAATCAAAAGCATATTCTTTTAAAGAGATTATAAAAAAAGTAGGCTTAAAAGATCAGGCTGTAAAAGGCCAGTTTGCCACGGAACTTGATAATCTTGTCAGGTCAGGTCAGGTAGCAAGAACACAGAGCGGTACCTACAAAATCAATTATAAATCAGACGGTAATCATATTGTCGGTCGAGTAGATCATGTCAATCAGCGATTTGCCTATGTCATTTCAGAAGATTCTAAAGAAGATATCTGGGTGAGTGCGAATAATCTCAAATTTGCATTTGATGGAGATATCGTAAAAGTACTTCTGAAAGGTAAGAGGGATAGAGGTCGCAGCCCGGAAGGGGAAGTAGTTGAAATACTTGAAAGAAAGAGAACCGATTTTGTCGGAAAAATAGAACTATCACCACGTTTTGCTTTCGTAATTCCAAACAGCAGGAAGATTTTCTACGATATTTTTATTCCTTTAGATAAAATCAAAGACGCCAAAGAAGGACAAAAAGTAGTAGCCAGAATTGTTGAATGGCCGGATAAAAATCATAATCCTGTAGGAGAGGTAATAGAAGTGTTAGGAAATGCAGGTGAAAATGATGTAGAAATGCACTCTATTATGGCTGAATACGGTCTGCCTTGGGAGTTTCCTGAAACTGTAGAAAGGGATGCAGATAAAATTCCGGTAGAAATACCGGAAAGTGAAATAAAGAAAAGACGAGATTTCAGATCGATTACAACTTTTACAATTGACCCGGTTGATGCAAAAGACTTTGATGATGCACTATCTATCAGGAAACTAGAAAACGGGAACTGGGAGGTAGGAGTACACATAGCTGATGTGACACACTATGTAAGACCAGGAACACCGCTCGAGAAGGAGGCGTACAAAAGAGCGACTTCTGTTTACCTTGTGGATCGTGTAGTTCCGATGCTTCCGGAAAAACTTTCCAACAACCTTTGTTCTTTAAGACCTCATGAAGATAAACTGACATTCTCGGCAGTCTTTGAGATGAATCATCAGGGTAAAATATTGGACGAATGGTTTGGTAAAACCATTATTCATTCGGACAGAAGATTTGCTTATGAAGAGGTACAGGAAATTCTGGAAGGGAAGGACGGGGATTTTAAAGAGGAGATCTTTGCCCTTGATGAGTTGGCCAAAATAATGAGAGCGGATCGTTTCAGAAGAGGTGCAATTGCATTTGAAACTGTAGAAGTAAAATTCAAACTAGATGAAAAGGGCAAGCCACTTGGCGTATATCCGAAAGTCAGGAAGGATGCCCATAAACTTATAGAGGATTGGATGCTTCTTGCTAATCGTAAAGTAGCTGAGTATGTCTATTTTATGAAAAAAGGTGATGAGAAAAATACATTTGTCTATCGTATTCACGATCATCCGGATCCTGAAAAGCTTAATTCACTTGCCATTTTTGCAAGAAAATTCGGCCATAACCTGGATCTGAAAGATAAAGATCTATCCAATGCATTAAACAAACTTGTAACAGATGTCGAAAATACTCCGGAGCAAAATGTATTACAAAGTCTAGCCATAAGATCTATGGCAAAAGCAAAATACACGACAGATCCGGAAAAGCACTTTGGTCTGGCATATAAGCACTATACCCATTTCACTTCTCCGATAAGAAGGTATCCGGACGTAATGGTTCACAGACTATTGGAACATTATCTTAATGGAGGCAAGTCTGAGAATAAGACTTATTATGAAGATCTTTGTGAGCACTCTTCTGATATGGAAAAGGTAGCCGCAGAAGCGGAAAGAGCTTCCATCAAGTATAAGCAGGTAGAATTTATGGAGACCATGATTGGTCAGGAGTTTGAAGGTATCATCAGTGGAGTGGTAGAGTTTGGAATGTTTGTAGAGCTCGTTGAAACAAAATGCGAAGGAATGATTCGTCTGAGCGAACTGGAAGATGATTTTTATGAGCTTGATGCAGAAAATTATAGAGTAATAGGCAAAAGAAATAAAAAAATATTTACTTTGGGAGATCATGTAAAGGTGAAGGTGATGAACACCAACCTTGAAAAACGAAGTATAGATCTTGCTTTTGCCGGAAAATGA
- a CDS encoding ABC transporter ATP-binding protein — protein MSANGGKKDEFLLDVRNLKTYFKSEDNIVKAVDDVSFQLKRGETLGIVGESGSGKSVTALSIMQLVPKPIGQIVGGSILFNSPDKGILDLTKISEREMQQERGNDISMIFQEPMTSLNPVYSCGDQVMEAILLHQKLSKAEARKKTIELFEKVKLPRPNDIFYAYPHQISGGQKQRVMIAMAMSCNPSVLIADEPTTALDVTVQARILELMSQLRDENNMSIIFITHDLGVIAEIADRVMVMYHGKVVESGTTYDIFNNPQHPYTKGLLACRPRLNMKLRVLPVVSDFMERDESGNIVEKKDHKFSSVGHALLYNFVSEDEIKERQDDLKKKEPHLKVKDLQTYFPISKGLFGKVTDYVKAVDNVSFDVYPGETLGLVGESGCGKTTLGRTILRLIEPTGGDIYFEGKSIKDVQGEELRKLRKDMQIIFQDPYSSLNPRMTVGQAIIEPMRINGVLESDFQRRRRAVELLETVSLSAKQFERYPHEFSGGQRQRICIARALALNPKFIICDESVSALDVSVQAQVLNLLNKLKEDFNFTSIFISHDLSVVKFMSDRILVMNKGKIEEIGYAEEIYNNPQSEYTKKLINSIPKGDLAAIRNAMLKRSQGR, from the coding sequence ATGTCTGCTAACGGCGGGAAAAAAGATGAGTTTTTGCTAGATGTTCGAAATTTAAAGACATACTTTAAATCAGAAGATAATATTGTCAAAGCTGTAGATGATGTTAGCTTTCAACTCAAAAGAGGGGAAACTCTTGGCATTGTTGGAGAATCTGGTTCCGGAAAATCTGTAACAGCCCTTTCGATTATGCAACTTGTCCCAAAACCTATAGGACAAATTGTTGGTGGAAGTATTTTATTTAATTCGCCCGATAAAGGAATTCTTGATCTGACGAAAATAAGCGAGCGAGAGATGCAGCAGGAAAGAGGCAATGATATTTCCATGATCTTTCAGGAGCCTATGACATCTCTTAATCCTGTATACTCCTGCGGAGATCAGGTGATGGAGGCTATTTTGCTGCATCAAAAACTTTCCAAAGCAGAAGCCAGAAAAAAAACAATAGAACTTTTTGAAAAGGTAAAACTCCCAAGACCCAACGATATATTCTATGCCTACCCACATCAGATTTCTGGTGGACAAAAACAAAGGGTAATGATTGCAATGGCTATGAGCTGTAACCCGTCGGTGCTTATAGCAGATGAGCCTACTACTGCTTTGGATGTCACAGTGCAGGCAAGAATTCTGGAGCTGATGAGTCAGCTCAGAGATGAAAATAATATGTCTATTATTTTTATTACACATGATCTTGGGGTAATAGCAGAAATTGCCGATAGGGTAATGGTGATGTATCATGGAAAGGTTGTCGAGTCTGGCACAACGTATGATATATTTAATAATCCTCAACACCCTTATACAAAAGGTCTCCTAGCTTGTCGCCCTCGACTGAATATGAAATTAAGGGTTCTACCTGTAGTCTCTGATTTTATGGAAAGAGATGAGTCTGGTAATATTGTTGAAAAAAAAGATCATAAGTTTTCGTCTGTTGGCCATGCTTTACTTTACAACTTTGTTTCTGAAGACGAAATCAAAGAGCGCCAGGATGACCTTAAGAAAAAGGAGCCCCATCTTAAAGTTAAAGACCTGCAGACTTATTTTCCAATCTCTAAAGGTTTATTCGGAAAAGTTACTGATTATGTAAAAGCAGTAGATAATGTTTCATTTGACGTTTATCCCGGTGAAACCTTAGGACTTGTAGGTGAATCCGGTTGTGGAAAAACTACACTTGGAAGGACAATTTTAAGACTAATTGAACCAACTGGCGGGGATATTTATTTTGAAGGAAAGAGCATAAAAGATGTTCAGGGGGAAGAGTTGAGAAAGTTGCGTAAAGATATGCAGATCATTTTTCAGGATCCGTATTCTTCTCTTAATCCAAGAATGACGGTTGGACAAGCCATCATAGAACCAATGCGTATAAATGGAGTATTGGAAAGTGACTTTCAAAGAAGGAGGAGAGCAGTAGAGCTTCTGGAGACAGTAAGTTTAAGTGCAAAACAATTTGAAAGATATCCACATGAATTTTCGGGTGGACAAAGACAAAGGATATGTATTGCCCGTGCTTTAGCATTAAATCCTAAATTTATAATATGCGATGAATCGGTCTCGGCATTGGATGTTTCGGTTCAGGCTCAGGTGCTTAACTTGTTAAATAAGCTTAAAGAGGATTTTAACTTTACCTCTATTTTTATCTCTCATGACTTGTCGGTTGTGAAGTTCATGTCAGACAGAATTCTGGTGATGAATAAAGGAAAAATAGAAGAAATAGGATATGCTGAAGAAATATATAACAACCCTCAGTCAGAATATACAAAGAAATTGATAAATTCAATTCCAAAAGGAGACCTTGCCGCCATCAGGAATGCTATGTTGAAGAGGAGTCAGGGTCGGTAA